One stretch of Pseudomonas fragi DNA includes these proteins:
- a CDS encoding CorA family divalent cation transporter: protein MFEEENAQWGLVHALVLDGEGGARSIARTELNDLQLKAHESLWLHWDRSHPQTQSWLRDSSGLSDFNCDLLLEENTRPRLVPAPNNELLLFMRGVNLNPGAEPEDMVSLRIFGSAQRLISLRMRPLRATDELLNEFSQGEGPKNPSELILYLAQHLTLKVQDLIGELSEIVDDEEDKIDADERYTPDHNALLQVRRRAAALRRFLAPQRDIFGQLTRIKLPWFSADDADYWNELNNSLTRYLEELELTRERVGLVLESEDRRLNVRMSRIMYRFGVLTGIFLPITFITGLLGINVGGVPFSDDSYGFAITCAVMLVIGAGQWWFYRRLQWL from the coding sequence ATGTTCGAAGAAGAAAACGCTCAATGGGGGCTGGTGCACGCGCTGGTGCTGGATGGTGAAGGTGGTGCGCGTTCGATTGCGCGCACCGAGCTGAACGATCTTCAGTTAAAAGCCCACGAAAGCCTCTGGCTGCACTGGGATCGCAGCCATCCGCAAACCCAGAGCTGGTTGCGTGACTCCAGCGGCTTGAGTGATTTCAACTGTGACCTGCTGCTTGAAGAAAATACCCGCCCGCGCCTGGTTCCCGCCCCCAACAATGAGCTGCTGCTGTTTATGCGCGGGGTCAATCTGAACCCGGGCGCAGAGCCGGAAGACATGGTATCGCTGCGTATTTTCGGCAGCGCGCAGCGCTTGATTTCGCTGCGCATGCGACCGCTGCGGGCGACCGATGAGTTGCTCAATGAGTTTTCCCAGGGCGAAGGCCCGAAAAACCCCTCTGAATTGATCCTGTATCTGGCACAGCACCTGACACTGAAGGTGCAGGACTTGATCGGCGAGCTGTCAGAAATCGTCGATGACGAGGAAGACAAAATAGATGCCGACGAACGGTATACCCCTGATCACAACGCGCTGTTGCAGGTGCGTCGAAGGGCGGCCGCCTTGCGTCGATTCCTCGCCCCGCAGCGGGATATTTTCGGTCAGCTCACGCGTATCAAATTACCCTGGTTCAGCGCCGATGATGCCGATTACTGGAACGAATTGAACAACAGCCTGACCCGCTATCTCGAAGAGCTTGAACTGACCCGCGAGCGCGTGGGGCTGGTGCTCGAGTCGGAAGACCGGCGCCTGAACGTGCGCATGAGCCGCATCATGTACCGCTTTGGCGTGCTCACGGGGATCTTTCTGCCGATCACCTTTATTACCGGTTTGCTGGGTATTAATGTGGGCGGCGTGCCGTTCTCCGATGACTCCTATGGCTTTGCGATAACTTGCGCTGTGATGCTGGTGATCGGGGCGGGGCAATGGTGGTTTTACCGCCGTTTGCAGTGGCTGTGA
- the prpD gene encoding 2-methylcitrate dehydratase, whose protein sequence is MSANVDLNNRPDYDQVLQDIADYVLTYTITSPEALDTARNCLMDTLGCGLLALRFPECTKHLGPIVEGTVVPFGARVPGTSYRLDPVKAAWDIGCIVRWLDYNDTWLAAEWGHPSDNLGGILAVADHLSQKRVANGEAPLTMRAVLDAMIMAHEIQGVMALENSFNRVGLDHVLLVKVASTAVCAKLMGANREQLLSALSHAFVDGQALRTYRHAPNAGSRKSWAAGDASSRGVRLADIALRGEMGIPGVLTAPQWGFYDVLFSHTNKDLALKPEGQRQFSLSQPYGTYVMENVLFKISFPAEFHAQTACEAAVTLHPQVKDRLHDIEKIVITTHESAIRIISKQGKLANAADRDHCIQYMTAVPLAFGNLIAEQYEDDFHAAHPIIDQLRDKMVVVENPRYTREYLEADKRSIANAIEVFFTDGTRTGQVEVEYPIGHRRRRAEGIPLLEDKFRANLATRFVGQRCAQIFALCKDQAALEATPVNRFVDLLVI, encoded by the coding sequence ATGAGCGCCAACGTCGACCTCAATAACCGCCCCGATTACGACCAGGTTTTGCAGGACATTGCCGATTATGTCCTGACCTACACCATCACCTCCCCCGAAGCCCTCGATACTGCCCGCAACTGCCTGATGGATACCTTGGGCTGTGGCCTGCTGGCGCTGCGTTTTCCGGAATGCACCAAGCACCTGGGGCCGATTGTCGAAGGCACGGTGGTGCCGTTTGGTGCCCGGGTGCCGGGCACTTCGTATCGTCTGGATCCGGTCAAGGCCGCATGGGACATCGGCTGCATCGTGCGCTGGCTGGATTACAACGACACCTGGCTGGCCGCAGAGTGGGGTCACCCCTCGGACAATCTGGGCGGTATTCTGGCGGTAGCCGACCATCTGTCGCAAAAGCGCGTAGCCAATGGCGAAGCGCCGTTGACGATGCGGGCGGTGCTCGACGCAATGATCATGGCCCACGAGATTCAGGGCGTGATGGCCCTGGAAAATTCCTTCAATCGTGTCGGCCTTGATCACGTGTTGCTGGTCAAGGTCGCCTCGACGGCGGTGTGCGCCAAGCTGATGGGCGCCAATCGCGAGCAGTTGTTGTCGGCACTGTCCCATGCCTTTGTGGATGGCCAGGCGTTGCGCACCTATCGCCATGCGCCGAACGCCGGGTCGCGCAAGTCCTGGGCGGCGGGGGACGCGTCGAGCCGTGGCGTGCGCCTTGCCGATATCGCCTTGCGCGGTGAAATGGGTATTCCCGGGGTGCTGACAGCGCCGCAATGGGGTTTTTATGATGTGCTGTTCAGCCATACCAACAAGGACCTGGCGCTCAAGCCCGAAGGTCAGCGCCAGTTCAGCCTGAGCCAGCCCTATGGCACCTATGTGATGGAAAATGTGCTGTTCAAGATCAGCTTCCCGGCCGAATTCCATGCGCAAACCGCATGCGAAGCGGCGGTGACCCTGCACCCACAGGTCAAGGATCGCTTGCACGACATCGAAAAAATCGTGATTACAACCCACGAATCAGCGATTCGGATCATTTCCAAGCAAGGCAAATTGGCCAACGCGGCGGACCGTGATCACTGCATTCAGTACATGACCGCCGTGCCGCTGGCCTTTGGCAATTTGATCGCCGAGCAGTACGAGGACGATTTTCACGCGGCCCATCCGATCATCGACCAACTGCGGGACAAAATGGTAGTGGTCGAAAACCCGCGCTACACCCGCGAATACCTGGAGGCGGACAAGCGCTCGATTGCCAATGCCATCGAGGTGTTTTTCACCGATGGCACCCGCACCGGGCAAGTTGAGGTGGAGTACCCGATTGGCCATCGCCGGCGCCGGGCAGAAGGGATTCCATTGCTGGAGGACAAGTTCAGGGCCAACCTGGCGACCCGTTTTGTGGGCCAGCGCTGTGCGCAGATTTTTGCACTGTGCAAGGATCAGGCAGCGCTGGAAGCCACGCCGGTTAACCGGTTTGTGGACTTGTTGGTGATTTGA
- the ppsA gene encoding phosphoenolpyruvate synthase, translating to MVEYVVSLDKLGAHDVEHVGGKNASLGEMISNLAGAGVSVPGGFATTSQAYRDFLELSGLNDQIHAALDALDVDDVNALAKTGAQIRQWIMEAEFPEKLNAEIRTAFAALSQGNPDMAVAVRSSATAEDLPDASFAGQQETFLNIRGVENVIRAAKEVFASLFNDRAISYRVHQGFDHKLVALSAGVQRMVRSETGTAGVMFTLDTESGFRDVVFITGAYGLGETVVQGAVNPDEFYVHKQTLEAGRPAILRRNLGSKAIKMIYGDEAKAGKSVKVIDVEKADRARFCLTDAEVSELAKQAMIIEKHYKCPMDIEWAKDGDDGKLYIVQARPETVKSRSAGNVMERYLLKETGTVLAEGRAIGQRIGAGKVRIIKDVSEMDKVQPGDVLVSDMTDPDWEPVMKRASAIVTNRGGRTCHAAIIARELGIPAVVGCGNATQLLKDGQGVTVSCAEGDTGFIFEGELGFDIKKNSVDAMPDLPFKIMMNVGNPDRAFDFAQLPNAGVGLARLEFIINRMIGVHPKALLNYDGLPQEIKDSVDKRIAGYSDPVGFYVEKLVEGISTLAGAFTPKKVIVRLSDFKSNEYANLIGGKLYEPEEENPMLGFRGASRYISENFRDCFELECRALKRVRNEMGFTNVEIMVPFVRTLGEASQVIDLLAKNGLKRGENGLRVIMMCELPSNAILAEEFLEYFDGFSIGSNDLTQLTLGLDRDSGVIAHLFDERNPAVKKLLSNAIQACNKAGKYIGICGQGPSDHPDLALWLMEQGIESVSLNPDSVLETWFFLAEGQAKA from the coding sequence TTGGTAGAGTACGTAGTTTCCCTCGATAAGCTCGGCGCCCATGACGTGGAGCATGTGGGGGGCAAGAACGCATCCCTCGGCGAGATGATCAGTAATCTTGCAGGCGCTGGTGTTTCAGTTCCCGGTGGCTTCGCCACGACTTCTCAGGCCTATCGTGATTTTCTCGAACTGAGCGGTTTGAACGACCAGATCCATGCTGCGCTGGATGCGCTCGATGTAGATGACGTCAATGCCCTGGCCAAAACCGGTGCCCAGATCCGTCAATGGATCATGGAAGCCGAGTTCCCGGAGAAGCTCAACGCCGAAATTCGTACCGCCTTTGCTGCGCTGTCCCAGGGCAACCCGGACATGGCCGTTGCCGTGCGCTCCTCGGCCACCGCCGAAGACTTGCCGGACGCCTCCTTTGCCGGTCAGCAAGAAACCTTCCTGAACATCCGTGGCGTTGAAAACGTCATTCGTGCGGCCAAGGAGGTATTTGCCTCCCTGTTCAACGACCGCGCCATTTCTTACCGCGTGCACCAGGGCTTTGACCACAAACTGGTCGCCCTGTCGGCTGGCGTACAGCGCATGGTGCGCTCCGAAACCGGTACCGCGGGCGTGATGTTCACCCTGGACACCGAGTCGGGCTTCCGTGATGTAGTGTTTATTACCGGCGCCTACGGCCTGGGTGAAACCGTCGTACAAGGTGCGGTAAACCCGGACGAGTTCTACGTCCACAAACAAACCCTGGAAGCTGGCCGTCCTGCGATTCTGCGCCGCAACCTGGGCAGCAAAGCCATCAAGATGATCTACGGCGACGAAGCCAAGGCTGGCAAGTCGGTCAAGGTGATCGACGTTGAAAAAGCCGATCGCGCGCGCTTCTGCCTGACCGACGCTGAAGTCAGCGAACTGGCCAAGCAAGCCATGATCATCGAGAAGCACTACAAGTGCCCGATGGACATCGAGTGGGCCAAGGACGGTGATGACGGCAAGCTGTACATCGTTCAGGCGCGCCCGGAAACCGTGAAAAGCCGCAGCGCCGGCAATGTCATGGAACGCTACCTGCTCAAGGAAACCGGTACGGTACTGGCTGAAGGCCGTGCCATTGGCCAGCGCATCGGCGCAGGCAAGGTGCGCATCATCAAGGACGTCTCGGAAATGGACAAAGTCCAGCCGGGTGACGTGCTGGTTTCCGACATGACCGACCCTGACTGGGAACCGGTGATGAAGCGCGCCAGCGCCATCGTTACCAACCGTGGCGGTCGTACTTGCCATGCGGCGATTATCGCCCGCGAGCTGGGCATCCCGGCCGTGGTGGGTTGCGGCAACGCCACCCAGCTATTGAAGGACGGCCAGGGCGTTACCGTTTCCTGTGCTGAAGGCGATACCGGGTTTATCTTCGAAGGCGAACTGGGCTTCGATATCAAGAAGAACTCCGTGGACGCCATGCCGGACCTGCCGTTCAAGATCATGATGAACGTCGGCAACCCGGACCGTGCCTTTGACTTCGCACAGTTGCCGAACGCCGGTGTGGGCCTGGCCCGCCTGGAGTTCATCATCAACCGCATGATCGGCGTACACCCCAAGGCGCTGTTGAACTACGATGGCCTGCCACAGGAAATCAAGGACAGCGTCGACAAGCGCATTGCCGGTTACAGCGATCCGGTGGGTTTCTACGTTGAGAAACTGGTTGAAGGCATCAGCACCCTGGCTGGCGCATTTACCCCGAAGAAAGTCATCGTGCGGCTGTCGGACTTCAAGTCCAACGAATACGCGAACCTGATCGGCGGCAAGCTCTACGAGCCGGAAGAAGAAAACCCGATGCTGGGCTTCCGCGGTGCTTCGCGTTACATCAGCGAAAACTTCCGTGACTGCTTCGAGCTCGAGTGCCGTGCGCTCAAGCGTGTACGCAACGAGATGGGCTTTACCAACGTCGAAATCATGGTGCCGTTCGTGCGTACCCTGGGCGAAGCGAGCCAGGTGATCGACCTGCTGGCCAAAAATGGCCTCAAGCGCGGCGAAAACGGCCTGCGCGTGATCATGATGTGCGAGTTGCCTTCCAACGCGATCCTGGCTGAAGAGTTCCTTGAGTACTTCGACGGCTTCTCCATCGGCTCCAACGACCTGACCCAGCTGACCCTGGGCCTGGACCGTGACTCCGGTGTGATCGCGCACTTGTTCGACGAACGCAACCCGGCGGTTAAAAAGCTGCTGTCCAACGCCATCCAGGCGTGCAACAAGGCTGGCAAATACATCGGTATTTGCGGTCAGGGCCCGTCCGATCACCCGGATCTGGCGCTGTGGCTGATGGAACAGGGCATCGAAAGCGTTTCCCTGAACCCGGACAGCGTGCTGGAAACCTGGTTCTTCCTGGCAGAAGGTCAAGCCAAGGCTTGA
- the sigX gene encoding RNA polymerase sigma factor SigX — translation MNKAQSLSMRYDPRELSDEELVARSHDELFHVTRAYEELMRRYQRTLFNVCSRYLGNDRDADDVCQEVMLKVLYGLKNFEGKSKFKTWLYSITYNECITQYRKERRKRRLMDALSIDPLEEASEEKAPKPEEKGGLDRWLVHVNPIDREILVLRFVAELEFQEIADIMHMGLSATKMRYKRALDKLREKFAGIAET, via the coding sequence TTGAATAAAGCCCAATCGCTATCCATGCGCTATGACCCCCGCGAGCTCTCTGATGAGGAGCTGGTGGCGCGCTCGCATGATGAGTTGTTTCACGTCACGCGCGCCTATGAAGAGCTGATGCGCCGCTATCAACGTACTTTGTTCAACGTTTGTTCAAGGTATTTAGGGAACGATAGAGACGCTGATGATGTCTGTCAGGAAGTCATGCTGAAAGTGCTGTACGGTTTGAAGAATTTCGAAGGCAAATCGAAATTCAAGACATGGCTATATAGCATCACCTACAACGAATGCATTACGCAGTATCGCAAGGAACGGCGAAAGCGTCGCTTGATGGACGCATTAAGCATTGACCCCCTCGAGGAAGCGTCCGAAGAAAAGGCGCCGAAACCTGAGGAAAAGGGCGGGCTTGATCGCTGGCTGGTGCATGTGAATCCGATTGATCGGGAGATTTTGGTGCTGCGATTTGTCGCAGAACTGGAATTTCAGGAAATCGCAGACATAATGCATATGGGTTTGAGCGCGACAAAGATGCGTTACAAGCGTGCTCTTGATAAATTGCGTGAGAAATTTGCAGGCATTGCTGAAACTTAG
- a CDS encoding mechanosensitive ion channel family protein, protein MELNVWTQSLVAAMTALWTKIANFIPNLFGALVVVLLGFVVAKLLDALLSKLLAKLGLDRLMGGTGLTKILARVGIQVPISTLIGKIVYWFVLLVFLVSAAQSLGLDRVSSALDLLTVYLPKVFGALLVLLAGVLLAQVLNGLVRGAAESVGFDYASGLGRVTQGLVIIISISVAISQLEVKTDLLNHVIVIVLITVGLAIALAMGLGSREIAGQILAGIYVRELYQVGQEVRVGEVEGQIEEIGTVKTTLLTDEGELVSISNRILLEQHVTSR, encoded by the coding sequence ATGGAATTGAATGTCTGGACCCAAAGCCTGGTCGCGGCGATGACTGCCTTGTGGACCAAGATTGCGAACTTTATTCCCAACCTCTTCGGTGCGTTGGTGGTGGTACTGCTGGGCTTCGTGGTTGCCAAACTGCTTGACGCCCTGCTGTCCAAGCTACTCGCCAAACTGGGCCTTGATCGCCTGATGGGTGGCACAGGGCTGACCAAGATTCTGGCCCGGGTCGGCATCCAGGTCCCTATTTCGACGCTGATTGGCAAGATTGTTTACTGGTTTGTGTTGCTGGTGTTCCTGGTTTCGGCGGCGCAGTCGCTGGGCCTGGACCGCGTATCATCTGCGCTGGACCTGTTGACGGTCTATTTGCCCAAGGTCTTTGGTGCGCTGCTGGTTCTGCTGGCAGGTGTGTTGCTGGCCCAGGTGCTCAATGGCCTGGTGCGTGGTGCTGCCGAGAGCGTGGGTTTTGATTACGCCAGCGGCCTGGGGCGGGTAACCCAGGGTCTGGTCATTATCATCAGTATTTCCGTGGCCATCAGCCAGCTTGAGGTCAAAACCGACCTGCTGAACCACGTTATTGTGATCGTATTGATTACCGTTGGTCTGGCGATTGCCCTGGCAATGGGGCTGGGCAGCCGCGAAATCGCGGGTCAGATACTGGCGGGGATCTATGTGCGTGAGTTGTATCAGGTAGGGCAGGAAGTGCGTGTGGGCGAGGTCGAAGGGCAGATCGAGGAAATTGGCACGGTTAAAACCACGTTGCTGACCGATGAGGGTGAGCTAGTCTCCATCTCGAACCGGATCTTGTTGGAGCAGCATGTAACCAGCCGCTAA
- a CDS encoding alpha/beta fold hydrolase produces the protein MQSSSLLFPVALISAERRGDLSEDVYRLKPANSLDISVELVVTRLGMADDSQVRGVPVILLHGSFSNRRFWYSPKGVGLGAYLARAGFDVWLAEMRGHGLSSRNVCWSKNRVADYARYDLPAIAAFVREQSGQVPHWIGHSQGAISLAAALGGKYLSEMDVASAAFFGCQINRRYWSLKIPPVQWGAYLLLRRFAQLSGTRLKRGPEDEPVSIALETLRWNGFMGRFKDAERDWWAGLAEVQIPALVVAAAGDRQTPEWACRKLFDQLGSEQRKFVSLGREQGFSSDFSHVEMLVSQPAQQEVWPLVRDWLLKGTTKSL, from the coding sequence ATGCAAAGCAGCAGTCTCCTTTTTCCCGTTGCCCTGATCAGCGCTGAGCGTCGGGGCGACCTGAGCGAAGATGTCTATCGCTTGAAACCCGCCAACAGCCTGGATATCTCCGTTGAGCTGGTGGTTACCCGGCTGGGCATGGCCGACGATAGTCAGGTACGCGGCGTGCCGGTCATTCTGTTGCATGGCAGTTTTTCCAACCGGCGCTTCTGGTACTCGCCCAAGGGCGTGGGGCTGGGCGCTTATCTGGCGCGTGCCGGGTTTGATGTGTGGCTGGCGGAAATGCGCGGCCACGGCCTGTCGTCGCGCAATGTCTGCTGGAGCAAGAACCGCGTGGCGGACTATGCCCGGTACGATTTGCCGGCCATAGCGGCCTTTGTTCGTGAGCAAAGCGGGCAGGTTCCCCACTGGATCGGCCACTCCCAGGGGGCTATCAGCCTGGCAGCGGCCTTGGGCGGCAAGTACCTGAGCGAAATGGACGTGGCCTCGGCGGCATTTTTTGGCTGTCAGATCAATCGCCGCTACTGGTCGTTGAAAATCCCTCCTGTGCAGTGGGGTGCATATTTATTGTTGCGGCGTTTTGCACAGTTGTCGGGGACGCGACTCAAGCGTGGCCCGGAAGATGAACCGGTCAGCATCGCCCTTGAAACCCTGCGCTGGAATGGTTTTATGGGGCGTTTCAAGGATGCCGAGCGTGACTGGTGGGCCGGTTTGGCCGAGGTTCAGATTCCGGCTCTGGTGGTGGCTGCGGCAGGGGATAGGCAAACACCTGAGTGGGCGTGCCGCAAACTTTTCGATCAGTTGGGCTCAGAACAGCGCAAGTTCGTTTCTCTGGGCCGTGAGCAGGGTTTCAGCTCTGATTTCAGTCACGTCGAAATGTTGGTCAGCCAGCCCGCACAGCAGGAAGTGTGGCCGTTGGTGCGTGATTGGCTACTAAAAGGCACTACGAAATCGTTGTAG
- a CDS encoding pyruvate, water dikinase regulatory protein produces the protein MKRSAFFISDGTGITAETLGQSLLAQFENVTFSKFTRPYIDSVEKARAMVQQIDNAAEKDGFSPIIFDTIVNQDIREILATSNGFMIDIFSSFLAPLEQALGEHSSYSVGKSHSIGHNSNYMERIEAVNFALDNDDGARTHKYDKADLILVGVSRCGKTPTCLYMAMQFGIRAANYPLTDDDMESLKLPAALREHKHKLFGLTIDPDRLTAIRNERKPNSRYSSFAQCEFEVREVERLFQRENIPHINSTHFSVEEISAKILVEKGVERRFK, from the coding sequence ATGAAACGATCTGCTTTCTTTATATCCGATGGCACCGGCATTACAGCCGAAACCCTGGGCCAGAGTTTGCTGGCACAATTCGAGAATGTGACCTTCAGCAAATTCACCCGCCCCTACATAGACAGCGTGGAAAAAGCGCGGGCTATGGTGCAACAAATCGATAACGCCGCCGAAAAGGACGGTTTCAGCCCGATCATCTTTGACACCATCGTCAATCAGGACATTCGCGAGATCCTCGCCACGTCCAACGGCTTCATGATCGATATCTTCTCCAGCTTTCTTGCTCCGCTGGAGCAGGCACTGGGCGAACATTCCTCTTATTCAGTGGGCAAGTCCCACTCCATTGGCCACAACTCCAACTATATGGAGCGTATCGAGGCGGTGAACTTTGCCCTCGACAACGACGACGGCGCCCGTACACACAAGTACGACAAGGCCGACCTGATCCTGGTGGGCGTGTCCCGTTGCGGCAAAACCCCGACCTGCCTGTACATGGCCATGCAATTCGGCATCCGTGCGGCCAACTACCCGCTGACCGATGACGACATGGAAAGCCTCAAGTTGCCGGCCGCACTGCGCGAGCACAAACACAAGCTGTTCGGCCTGACCATCGACCCGGACCGCCTGACCGCCATTCGCAACGAACGCAAGCCCAACAGCCGCTACTCCAGCTTTGCCCAGTGTGAGTTTGAAGTGCGTGAGGTTGAACGCCTGTTCCAGCGCGAAAACATCCCGCATATCAACTCCACGCATTTCTCGGTTGAAGAAATCTCGGCCAAGATCCTGGTGGAAAAAGGCGTAGAGCGGCGTTTCAAGTAA
- the rraA gene encoding ribonuclease E activity regulator RraA: MNHYITPDLCDAYPELVQVLEPMFSNFGGRDSFGGEIVTIKCFEDNSRVKEQAELNGEGKVLVVDGGGSLRHALLGDMIADRAAKNGWEGIVIYGCIRDVDVLAQTALGVQALASHPLKSNRRGVGDVNVPVTFAGVTFRPGEFIYADNNGVIISPTALKMPG, from the coding sequence GTGAATCACTACATCACCCCCGATCTGTGCGATGCCTACCCTGAACTGGTGCAGGTGCTTGAGCCGATGTTCAGCAATTTCGGCGGGCGCGACTCCTTTGGTGGCGAGATCGTGACCATCAAGTGTTTCGAAGACAATTCGCGGGTCAAGGAGCAGGCTGAACTCAACGGTGAAGGCAAAGTGCTGGTGGTTGACGGTGGCGGTTCTCTGCGCCATGCCTTGCTGGGCGACATGATTGCCGATCGGGCCGCGAAAAACGGCTGGGAAGGTATCGTTATCTACGGCTGTATTCGCGATGTCGATGTGCTCGCGCAAACCGCTCTGGGTGTGCAGGCCTTGGCCAGCCACCCGCTCAAGAGCAACCGCCGCGGAGTGGGTGATGTTAACGTGCCGGTCACGTTTGCAGGTGTCACGTTTCGCCCCGGAGAATTCATTTATGCCGACAACAACGGCGTTATCATCTCGCCAACTGCTCTGAAAATGCCGGGCTAA